A portion of the Plasmodium gaboni strain SY75 chromosome 5, whole genome shotgun sequence genome contains these proteins:
- a CDS encoding hypothetical protein (conserved Plasmodium protein, unknown function~transcript variant 1; alternatively spliced) encodes MNNYNGRKIFSNLEKKPDMNDMLKIKKSRAEKIFAFDPSGENNNIITNDKYMNNVNRNIDVGNEKMYSYNMKDINKKHLLKNDTYNNNNDFNNNDFNKQIYYDKHNGNEKNYMKIKNMNDNKNNYVDKNYFDENNIIKDRSKFRRLETFNENDKINNACAYNDVNDNINDNTNNNINNNTNNNNNNNNNQNSNIQQNYNEYKITNNNVEAYPNNVKLNYEYNKKNNENYHSYDNYEKYKNFNQRNVGYTKNNEPNMNFKYSRINRINGNYISPTDSRSIMISKKMSSTFHMRDKMNAPVAYDLNDNEDNMNNINNMNTLNSNNNNNNSGIIKDDTNKSINNNIANVDLLKNDSVTKDSLNNDEFLENNMEKHDMALNTNNEFGRNKNMNKKNMMMNQNNLYIPHDKQIGSVVKYIVDDKNTNMDEEKISSNHMMKYHNYVNHNKERANITNNNNMNNNMNNNNNVADNEGNRKKEYHNFSLSTIDSTYSNQNNLEKKFGSKFIDPHHHNVRKEAVMDAPSQNNIDYMDEKKKLVHIEKIENKYNMMTNDTNNSDIKNNDTKKIKNNNNINNSSIAGGVMGIDKNNGNLVAMEYAHLSEYEYENAIKKNYKQSFKKDHMIHMDKHRYIDKGDVGVVMSKNYEYNKKEGTKKIMPQEYVNDINDNIHITNNIPYGIRKEILINDNNNNNNNNNNNKLQQDKIIINNMMRDNKGNMNKNLPHFGSSPKYDESQLRRQAIKNADKMDMNYKNKNTINYDNNDMMVIKYNNSNEEVHGMYQLDEAYENNNLYDNMKGDVNMDKQYIMRNEKNLYNKKVNFKFMNDRNMKRACHENLINPLKEGYKNNDYSAYAYKNYPSELYSNMDNTPERHEAYDAYRGDLYLNAQYSDMEKHEDMRNYQNGYPYDTQNEKGALTIIRLPAENKKQVKKKKKKSVEDSRKSLVDMYSSAIPISDNVDPNVLKALSKNENLDEKVYALIPKSVVEINEFDEITHVTLKSPSPLFVNQNMNVKQHIVTTNYYKHEDIPNIASCVVPLSDESLKESLEKSKESLSGGENDKNLKSIIRGNSLRNKNGSSLSVKFRLSDNEEKNMQTEKDDSVEKMKELNKKIEEHILSDELKNLKIDRDVTERKRASIFDDSKAKPRNEKKNETNNKIVLDSNKVKKATEIKLKKIQHVTGLLEKYDIPNPFEKYYKDSIDYSQLMGQNNNAKLLNLALTVSNNYYKFIVKSLERAEIKEVFNEKRKKMMLKLIALLGNQINNEIKKKFFEANAMEPSKEEELKKEYDVKSKMSDKEKEIKIEEHNLICQYWEKQSECMSMLIDEWNKISDILESINIDPNNIMSSLLSLYGEKTVNDFHLSLEEIKKANVELNVNTDDITIPEINDAEINKFDPSNMTILNLIEDINWDMDLEYSINQIREDWKNENKQNKKIIQKKIIEGIKHRIGLLDYLNKVEINLNAFAKIIEGRMISNDDVKSQLLSMQDMSEEGLLSKLLENLKCNKMDINAESFKTPTSFFVSHHLPMTVCSYSDNSNIDELKDMNETNSNGDIKDDEKKIPDENDAIDNENKNEEKD; translated from the exons atgaataattataatggtagaaaaatattttcaaatttagaaaaaaaaccagatatgaatgatatgcttaaaataaagaaatcGAGAGCAGAGAAGATATTTGCTTTTGACCCATCAGGtgagaataataatattataacaaaTGATAAGTATATGAATAATGTAAATAGGAATATAGATGTAGGAAATGAAAAGATGTATAGTTATAATATGAAggatataaataaaaaacatcttttaaaaaatgatacatataataataataatgattttaataataacgattttaataaacaaatatattatgataaacATAATGgtaatgaaaaaaattatatgaaaataaaaaatatgaatgataataaaaataattatgtagataaaaattattttgatgaaaataatataataaaagataGATCAAAATTTAGAAGATTAGAGACATTCAACGAAAATGACAAGATTAACAATGCATGTGCATATAATGATGtgaatgataatataaatgataatacaaataataatataaataataatacaaataataataataataataataataatcaaaatagtaatattcaacaaaattataatgaatataaaataacaaataataatgtgGAGGCTTATCCAAACAATgttaaattaaattatgagtataataaaaaaaacaatgagaattatcattcatatgataattatgagaaatataaaaattttaatcAAAGGAATGTAGGAtacacaaaaaataatgaacccaatatgaattttaaatattctaGAATTAATAGAATCAACGGCAATTATATTTCTCCTACAGATTCAAGAAGTATTATGATATCTAAAAAAATGTCTTCAACATTTCATATGAGGGATAAAATGAATGCTCCTGTTGCTTACgatttaaatgataatgaagataatatgaataatattaataatatgaacacactaaatagtaataataataataataatagtgGTATTATTAAAGATGATACTAATAAATCTATCAACAACAATATAGCAAACGTggatttattaaaaaatgatagCGTTACTAAAGATAGTTTAAATAACGATGAGtttttagaaaataatatggaGAAACATGATATGGCACttaatacaaataatgaatttggaagaaataaaaatatgaataaaaagaatatgatgatgaatcaaaataatttatatataccaCACGATAAACAAATCGGAAGTgttgtaaaatatattgtagATGATAAGAATACTAATATggatgaagaaaaaattagTTCTAATCATATGATGAAGTATCACAATTATGTTAATCACAATAAAGAAAGAGcaaatataacaaataataataatatgaacaataatatgaataataataacaatgTAGCAGATAATGAAGGTAATagaaaaaaggaatatCACAATTTTTCGTTGAGTACTATTGATTCTACATATTCTAATCAAAACAATTTAGAGAAAAAATTTGGATCCAAATTTATAGATCCTCATCATCATAATGTGAGAAAGGAAGCTGTGATGGATGCACCTTctcaaaataatatagattatatggatgaaaaaaaaaaattagttcatatagaaaaaatagaaaataaatataacatgATGACAAATGATACTAATAATAGtgatattaaaaataatgatacaaaaaaaataaaaaataataataatattaataatagtaGTATAGCTGGTGGTGTCATGGGCatagataaaaataatggTAACTTGGTAGCTATGGAATATGCACACTTATCTGAATATGAATATGAAAATGcaataaaaaagaattataaacaatcttttaaaaaagatCATATGATTCATATGGATAAACATCGATATATAGATAAAGGAGACGTAGGTGTAGTTATGTctaaaaattatgaatataataaaaaggaagGTACCAAAAAAATTATGCCACAAGAATATgttaatgatataaatgataatatacatataacaaataatattccTTATGGTATTAGAAAAGAAATTCTAATCAATGataacaacaacaataataataataataataataataaattacaacaagataaaattatcataaataatatgatgaGAGATAATAAAGGtaatatgaacaaaaatCTTCCTCATTTTGGTAGCTCACCAAAATATGATGAAAGTCAATTAAGAAGACAAGCAATAAAAAATGCAGATAAAATGGatatgaattataaaaataagaatactataaattatgataataacGATATGATggtaataaaatataataattcaaatgAAGAAGTACATGGAATGTATCAATTAGATGAGGCgtatgaaaataataatttatatgataatatgaaaGGTGATGTAAATATGGataaacaatatattatgagaaatgagaaaaatttatataataaaaaagtgaattttaaatttatgAATGATAGGAATATGAAAAGAGCATGTCATGAGAATCTAATAAATCCTTTAAAAGAAggttataaaaataatgattattCGGCATATgcttataaaaattatcCGTCAGAACTTTATTCTAATATGGATAATACTCCAGAAAGGCATGAAGCTTATGATGCATATCGAGGAGatctttatttaaatgCTCAATATTCTG ATATGGAAAAGCATGAAGATATGAGGAACTATCAAAATGGCTACCCCTATGATACTCAAAATG AAAAAGGAGCTCTGACGATTATACGACTTCCTGCAGAGAATAAGAAAcaagtaaaaaaaaaaaaaaaaaaaagtgtAGAAGATAGTCGAAAGTCATTAGTAGATATGTATAGTTCAGCTATTCCAATTAGTGATAATGTCGATCCTAATGTATTAAAGGCTTTAtcaaaaaatgaaaatttagATGAAAAGGTTTATGCATTAATACCTAAATCAGTAGTagaaataaatgaatttGATGAAATTACACATGTAACTTTAAAATCACCATCTCCACTTTTTGTTAATCAGAATATGAATGTAAAACAACATATTGTTACaacaaattattataagcATGAGGACATTCCGAACATTGCTTCATGTGTAGTTCCATTATCTGATGAATCATTAAAGg AATCTTTAGAAAAATCAAAAGAATCCTTAAGTGGCGGAGAAAACGAcaaaaat CTCAAATCCATTATCAGGGGAAACTCTCTTAGAAATAAGAATGGCTCGTCACTGAGTGTCAAATTTAGACTGTCAGAcaatgaagaaaaaaacatGCAAACAGAAAAAGATGATTCTGTTGAAAAGATgaaagaattaaataaaaaaatagaGGAGCATATATTATCTGATGAATTGAAGAATTTAAAGATCGATAGAGATGTAACAGAAAGAAAAAGAGCATCCATATTTGATGATTCCAAAGCAAAACCaagaaatgaaaagaaaaatgaaacAAATAACAAAATAGTGTTAGATTCAAATAAAGTAAAGAAAGCAACCGAAATtaaattaaagaaaattcAACATGTTACAGGAttattagaaaaatatgatatacCTAATCCTTTTgagaaatattataaggATTCTATAGATTATTCTCAGTTAATGGGCCAAAATAATAATGCAAAGCTTTTGAATTTAGCATTGACg gtgtcaaataattattacaAGTTCATCGTTAAAAGTTTGGAGAGAGCTGAAATTAAAGAAGTGTTTAATGAGAAGAGAAAGAAAATGATGTTGAAATTAATAGCTTTATTAGgaaatcaaataaataatgagataaagaagaaatttTTTGAGGCAAATGCAATGGAACCATCGAAGGAAGAGGAATTG aaGAAAGAATATGATGTAAAGTCCAAAATGAGCgataaagaaaaagaaataaaaattgaaGAACATAATTTAATATGCCAATATTGGGAAAAACAAAGTGAATGTATGAGTATGCTAATAGATGAGTGGAATAAAATTTCAGATATACTTGAATCCATCAATATTGATCccaataatattatgagttctttattatcattatatgGAGAAAAAACAGTTAACGATTTTCATCTATCTCttgaagaaataaaaaaagcTAATGTTGAATTAAATGTAAATACTGATGATATAACAATACCAGAAATTAATGATGCagaaataaataagttTGATCCTTCGAATATGACCATACTAAATTTAATAGag GATATAAATTGGGATATGGATTTGGAATATTCAATTAACCAAATTAGAGAAGACTggaaaaatgaaaataaacaaaataaaaaaattatacaaaagaag atTATTGAGGGTATTAAACACAGAATAGGATTACTAGATTACCTGAACAAAGTAGAAATAAACTTAAACGCCTTTGCAAAAATTATCGAAGGAAGAATGATATCAAATGATGACGTTAAAAGTCAATTATTATCTATGCAAGATATGAGTGAAGAAGGTTTACTTTCAAAACTTTTAGAAAATTTgaaatgtaataaaatgGATATAAATGCTGAATCTTTTAAAACACCAacttctttttttgtttctCATCACTTACCTATGACAGTATGTTCATATAGTGACAATTCAAATATTGATGAATTAAAAGATATGAATGAAACTAATAGTAATGGTGATATTAaagatgatgaaaaaaaaattcctgatgaaaatgatgccatagataatgaaaataaaaatgaagagAAGGATTAA
- a CDS encoding hypothetical protein (conserved Plasmodium protein, unknown function) codes for MFCPFMFLLKIILIIIFIKYNVVNSLLKNPCNNSSLRNNRISERICNIKLPTLSYKNILFSRHGKRRNMNSSLFIQFKEKKKLPHLLCFHSKDCEYCNSMEKLLTRLKEEEQVHILKLEMYDNSYNFELLQQLDYNNLCGGLPYYYNLKTHYNICGATTYHNLRNWAIDKKCNPNEPPNEEF; via the coding sequence atgTTTTGTCCATTTATGTTTcttttgaaaataattttaataataatttttataaaatacaaTGTGGTTAATAGTTTGCTAAAAAATCCATGTAATAACAGTAGCTTAAGAAACAATAGAATTTCTGAAAgaatatgtaatattaaattaCCTACTTTaagttataaaaatatattatttagTCGACATGGAAAACGAAGAAATATGAATTCTTCTCTTTTCATTCAATTtaaagagaaaaaaaaattaccACATCTTTTATGCTTTCATAGTAAGGATTGTGAATATTGTAATAGCATGgaaaaattattaacaagattaaaagaagaagaacaagttcatattttaaaattagAAATGTATgataattcatataattttgaatTATTACAACAACTagattataataatttatgtGGAGGATTAccttattattataatttaaaaacacattataatatatgtgGAGCAACAACATATCATAATCTGAGAAACTGGGCAATAGACAAAAAATGCAA
- a CDS encoding apicoplast TIC22 protein, whose translation MCLLLFICLYLARGIYCLKTFKGLSSDINSIYLRNNVHKKKRVIDGNLCMLKNKWRLSFWKKRYDERPIEEKLDVIPVFLITNYNSSPYIFQENEKQVCYMFLCPYDAENMINDMIKYNGMKYNGNIKIHNITMKKAYELIKEFLQLEKMEGNNDDSKKKQNIYWKLISSKRQLQNALYYLSFTKKSELMYPVFYVENLYIQKDGINIIPLFFDLEDLKEAIEHHKDQTLSKGNYKIKVLNMVDLIFTDDHKKFGFVPSSKSVKYLDKLNIGTKKTYF comes from the exons atgtGCTTACTTCTTTTCATTTGCCTATATTTAGCAAGAGGTATATATTGTTTAAAAACGTTTAAGGGTTTATCGAGTGATATTaatagtatatatttaagaaATAATGTGCATAAGAAAAAGAGAGTAATTGATGGTAATTTATGTATGTTGAAGAATAAATGGCGTTTATCTTTTTGGAAGAAAAGATATGATGAAAGGCCCATTGAAGAAAAGCTAGATGTGATACCTGTTTTCTTGATAACAAATTATAATAGTTCaccatatatatttcaagAAAATGAGAAACAAGTGTGTTATATGTTTCTGTGTCCATATGATGCTGAAAATATGATTAATgatatgataaaatataatggTATGAAGTATAATggtaatataaaaattcataACATAACAATGAAGAAGGCatatgaattaataaaggaatttttacaattagaaaaaatggaaggaaataatgatgattcaaaaaaaaaacaaaatatttattgGAAGCTAATATCATCAAAAAGACAATTACAGAATGctctatattatttatcttttaCAAAGAAAAGCGAATTAATGTATCCTGTTTTTTATGTagaaaatttatatattcaaaaggatggaataaatattattcctttattttttgacCTGGAAGATTTAAAAGAAGCTATTGAACATCACAAGGATCAAACCTTATCAAAAGGGAATTACAAAATTAAGGTGCTCAATATGGTAGATTTAATATTTACG gATGATCATAAAAAATTCGGATTTGTACCCAGTAGCAAAAGTGTGAAATATCTAGATAAGTTGAATATTGgaacaaaaaaaacatacttttaa
- a CDS encoding putative sugar transporter, with product MIEGQNSFNKLIINCSIKNDENEDYSKNPLLNNKTGNYSAYLDMPLVKHEKIKKLKLCTIISFSCPMIGVGGMNLISTIYGSYFYTNIVGLRNIHLTLMFLYAFIEIFFGCISHKSKSMCFKIYGKGMSFLLLSSIFQAISFFLFLNPPLMFNSIWKLKLWSYIWSVLFGISWGCSEVAYESLASQLTYEYDERKKLQLFTWHISIIGSMSCSLLNGLLGSFSEGYTYKEKKKYIFIITFIYSILYLCGIFITVVVLINKDYNYKDDFVEVCHVNNYKMIKNIFNNRPFILLLISYSFTLLCSAVCCMLLPYFCRYIIQSNFLINWSPLFFTTCMIIGIPLWIYINKILSVDEKKYKYILSSGLLCISLTTCSFVVDKNDEVLFLFFFIIGGLTTGSFFSISESMKGDVINYIEFLYGIRNYTTYAGIFMCISNIIAGIGLKFSLYYINIFNDIKSINGYNKKQFIRAIRSSLCAFICLTFFIILITMFFYPIDRFNHKKILHGIKMRKMGHSVEDPLNPGKILLPFCKLNNNTLISN from the exons atgataGAAGGTCAAAATAGTTTTAATAAGCTTATTATAAATTGttctataaaaaatgatgaaaatgaagatTATTCGAAAAATCCTTTACTAAATAACAAAACAGGGAATTATTCAGCAT ATTTGGATATGCCACTTGTAAAacatgaaaaaataaaaaagttaAAACTCTGCACGATTATTAGTTTTTCTTGTCCTATGATTGGTGTGGGGGGAATGAATTTAATATCAACTATTTATGgttcttatttttatacaaaCATTGTGGGTTTAA gaaatattcatttaacATTAATGTTCCTTTATGCCTTTATTGAAATCTTTTTTGGTTGCATCAGTCATAAATCTAAAAGTATGtgttttaaaatatatggaaaGGGGATgtcttttttattattatcttctaTATTTCAAGCAA TATCgttctttttatttttgaatCCTCCTCTTATGTTCAATTCCATTTGgaaattaaaattatgGTCTTATATTTGGTCCGTCCTATTTGGTATCTCATGGGGGTGTAGTGAGGTTGCTTACGAATCGCTAGCTTCGCAATTAACATATGAATACGACGAAAGAAAAAAACTACAA TTGTTCACTTGGCATATTTCCATCATAGGTTCTATGTCGTGCAGCTTATTGAACGGATTATTAGGATCCTTTTCAGAAGgatatacatataaagagaaaaaaaaatatatattcataataacatttatatatagcatattatatttatgtggAATATTCATAACAGTGGTAgtattaattaataaagaTTATAACTATAAAGACGATTTTGTAGAGGTGTGTCatgtaaataattataaaatgataaagaatatatttaataatagaccattcatattattattaatttcttattcatttacattattatgTAGTGCTGTTTGTTGTATGTTATTACCATATTTTTGTAGGTATATAATACAGtctaattttttaataaattggagtcctttattttttacaacATGCATGATTATTGGTATACCTCTttggatatatataaataaaatattatcagttgatgaaaagaaatataaatatatattatcatcaggtttattatgtatatcaTTAACTACTTGTTCTTTTGTAgttgataaaaatgatgaagtgttatttctttttttttttataattgGAGGTTTAACAACAGGTAGctttttttctatatcaGAATCAATGAAAGGTGATGTTATCAATTATATTGAATTTTTATACGGCATAAGAAATTATACTACATATGCAGGAAtttttatgtgtatatCAAACATAATTGCTGGCATAGGattaaaattttcattgtattatataaatatatttaatgatataaaatcAATAAATGGATATAATAAGAAACAATTTATAAGGGCAATACGATCATCCTTATGTGCATTTATATGTCtcacattttttataatactCATAACCATGTTTTTTTACCCTATTGATAGATTCAACCATAAg aaaatattacatGGAATTAAAATGAGAAAAATGGGACACAGTGTTGAAGATCCATTAAACCCaggaaaaatattattacccttttgtaaattaaataataacacTTTAATATCGAATTGa